From Pagrus major chromosome 2, Pma_NU_1.0, one genomic window encodes:
- the LOC141019159 gene encoding extracellular calcium-sensing receptor-like, which translates to MVFAIEEINNSTELLPGIKLGYEIHDSCTTVPVAMHVTFQLSNGLDPVFYTGDNCSQSGMVMAIVGESESTQSISMSRIIGPFNIPLVSHFATCACLSDKQYYPNFFRTVPSDQFLADALAKLVKHFGWTWIGAFRSDSDYGNDGMASFLQAAQKEGICVEYSESLHRTDPRSRIQRVADVIRRSTAVVIVAISASAELTLLLGELSLKPSPPRQWIGSYWPTNQEMLKFNFCAGAIGFGIQKSVNPGLREFLLDLSPTKVAASPVLTEFWEDAFNCKMGKNAAKEETVCDGTEDIQMLQSSYTDTSQLRGTNTVYQAVYAIAHAIHSAACQDANSTAQCNKFTRMESKQVVSQLKKVNFSQNGYDVSFDVNGDPVARYDLVNWQQSESGSIEMVTVGLYDASLPEGQELHINRNLTWMDGGKDVPVSVCSESCPPGTRKVLQKRKPNCCYDCIPCPEGEISNTTDSPDCFPCPKEFWPNAERDTCFPKPVEFLSFDEVLGIILAAFSVAGACLAIVTTAIFFRHRTSPIVRANNSELSFLLLFSLTLCFLCSLTFIGAPSDWSCRLRHTAFGITFVLCMSCVLGKTVVVLMAFKATLPGSNVMKWFGPLQQRITVVSFTFIQVLICTIWLCLSPPFRFENLTIYKERIILECALGSAIGFWVVLGYIGLLAGFCLVLAVLARKLPDNFNEAKLITFSMLIFCAVWITFIPAYVSSPGKFTVAVEIFAILASSFGLILCIFAPKCYIILFKPEKNTKKHLMNKNQS; encoded by the exons ATGGTCTTCGCCATCGAGGAGattaacaacagcacagagctgctgccagGGATCAAACTTGGTTATGAGATCCACGACTCGTGCACCACAGTGCCTGTGGCGATGCATGTGACATTCCAGCTTTCAAATGGCCTGGACCCTGTGTTTTACACTGGTGACAATTGCTCACAATCTGGTATGGTGATGGCTATTGTTGGCGAGTCTGAGTCCACGCAATCTATCAGCATGTCGCGCATCATCGGGCCCTTCAACATTCCTCTA GTGAGCCACTTTGCCACTTGTGCATGCCTGTCTGATAAGCAGTACTACCCGAATTTCTTTAGAACAGTCCCCAGTGACCAGTTCCTGGCTGATGCACTGGCCAAGCTGGTGAAACACTTTGGCTGGACTTGGATAGGTGCTTTCCGGTCAGATTCAGACTATGGCAATGATGGCATGGCATCTTTCCTGCAGGCAGCACAGAAGGAGGGGATCTGTGTTGAATACTCTGAATCTTTACATCGGACCGACCCACGTAGCAGAATACAGAGAGTAGCTGACGTTATCCGCAG GTCGACAGCTGTGGTTATTGTGGCAATTTCAGCCTCTGCAGAATTAACACTCCTGCTGGGAGAGCTGTCGCTCAAGCCTTCTCCACCTCGCCAGTGGATAGGCAGTTACTGGCCAACTAACCAAGAAATGCTGAAGTTCAACTTCTGTGCCGGAGCCATTGGATTTGGCATTCAAAAATCTGTCAACCCAGGTCTAAGAGAATTCTTGCTAGATCTGTCTCCAACTAAAGTGGCTGCCTCTCCAGTGCTTACTGAGTTCTGGGAGGATGCGTTCAACTGCAAGATGGGAAAAA ATGCAGCCAAAGAAGAAACTGTGTGTGATGGAACTGAAGACATACAGATGCTACAGAGCTCGTACACTGACACATCTCAGCTCAGAGGCACTAACACAGTGTACCAGGCTGTTTATGCAATAGCACATGCGATTCATAGTGCAGCATGTCAGGATGCAAATTCTACAGCTCAGTGTAACAAATTCACTAGGATGGAGTCCAAACAG GTCGTTAGCCAGCTCAAGAAAGTGAATTTTTCCCAAAATGGTtatgatgtgtcatttgatgtCAATGGGGATCCTGTGGCCAGATACGACCTGGTTAACTGGCAACAAAGTGAGAGTGGCagcattgagatggtgacagtAGGGCTTTATGATGCATCACTGCCGGAGGGCCAGGAGTTGCACATCAACAGGAATCTCACTTGGATGGATGGTGGCAAAGAT gtgcctgtgtcagtgtgcagtgaaagcTGTCCTCCAGGAACTCGTAAAGTgcttcagaaaagaaaacccaATTGCTGTTATGACTGTATACCGTGTCCTGAGGGAGAGATTAGCAATACTACAg ATTCCCCCGATTGTTTCCCTTGCCCCAAGGAGTTCTGGCCtaatgcagagagagacacttgTTTCCCCAAGCCTGTAGAGTTTCTTTCCTTTGACGAGGTCCTAGGAATCATCCTGGCTGCATTCTCAGTTGCTGGTGCCTGTCTTGCCATTGTGACAACGGCTATCTTCTTTCGTCACAGGACATCCCCGATTGTCAGggccaacaactctgagctgagcttcctgctgctcttctccctgaCTCTATGTTTCTTATGTTCATTAACTTTCATTGGAGCACCCTCTGATTGGTCCTGCAGGCTGCGCCACACAGCATTTGGGATCACCTTCGTCCTGTGTATGTCTTGTGTTCTTGGGAAAACCGTAGTCGTGTTAATGGCCTTCAAAGCTACACTCCCAGGTAGTAATGTCATGAAATGGTTCGGCCCTCTACAGCAAAGGATAACTGTAGTATCtttcacatttattcaagttttaatATGTACCATTTGGTTGTGTCTTAGTCCTCCTTTTCGATTCGAAAACCTAACTATATATAAGGAGAGAATCATCCTAGAGTGTGCATTAGGATCAGCTATTGGGTTCTGGGTTGTACTTGGGTACATAGGCCTACTGGCTGGATTTTGCTTAGTGTTAGCTGTCCTAGCCCGGAAACTACCTGATAATTTTAATGAGGCCAAGCTGatcaccttcagcatgctgatattctgtgcagtCTGGATCACCTTTATCCCAGCgtatgtcagctctcctgggaaatttactgtggctgtggagatatttgctattctggcctccagttttggactgatactgtgtatatttgctcCAAAGTGTTACATCATATTGTTTAAGCCAGAGAAGAACACcaagaaacatttaatgaacaaaaatcaATCCTGA